One stretch of Streptomyces peucetius DNA includes these proteins:
- a CDS encoding SDR family oxidoreductase → MSAPNDRAAAPPGTGPGSHGLLAGRTVVVTAAAGTGIGFAAARRCAEEGARVTISDRHEQRLKAAADRLEELTGDRPLAVPCDVTDGEQIDRLMDTAAAECGGIDVLVNNAGLGGTASVVDMTDRQWDTVLAVTLTSTFKATRSVLRHMIPAGRGVIVNNASVIGWRAQRGQAHYAAAKAGVMALTRCSALDVAQHGIRVNAVAPSIAMHAHLAKVTSDELLSELSSREAFGRAAEPWEIANVMVFLASDYASYMTGEVVSVSSRHP, encoded by the coding sequence ATGTCCGCACCGAACGACCGCGCCGCGGCGCCCCCCGGAACCGGCCCTGGGAGCCACGGCCTGCTCGCCGGCCGCACGGTCGTCGTCACTGCCGCCGCCGGCACGGGCATCGGCTTCGCCGCCGCACGGCGGTGCGCGGAAGAGGGCGCCCGTGTGACCATCAGCGACCGGCACGAACAGCGACTGAAGGCGGCCGCCGACCGGCTCGAGGAGCTCACCGGCGACCGCCCCCTGGCCGTCCCGTGCGACGTCACCGACGGCGAGCAGATCGACCGCCTGATGGACACGGCGGCGGCGGAGTGCGGAGGCATCGACGTCCTGGTGAACAATGCGGGCCTCGGCGGCACGGCCAGCGTCGTCGACATGACGGACCGCCAGTGGGACACCGTCCTGGCCGTCACCCTCACCAGTACCTTCAAGGCCACCCGCTCGGTCCTGCGCCATATGATCCCCGCCGGGCGCGGCGTGATCGTCAACAACGCCTCGGTGATCGGCTGGCGCGCCCAGCGGGGCCAGGCCCACTACGCCGCCGCCAAGGCCGGTGTGATGGCGCTGACCCGGTGCAGCGCCCTGGACGTCGCGCAGCACGGCATCCGCGTCAACGCCGTCGCGCCGAGCATCGCGATGCACGCGCACCTCGCCAAGGTCACCAGCGACGAACTGCTGTCCGAGCTCAGCTCCCGCGAGGCGTTCGGCCGTGCCGCGGAGCCGTGGGAGATCGCCAACGTCATGGTCTTCCTGGCCAGCGACTACGCGTCCTACATGACCGGCGAGGTCGTCTCCGTCAGCAGCCGGCACCCCTGA
- a CDS encoding NAD(P)H-dependent flavin oxidoreductase — MSRPTLHPALRTRACELFGVEYPIVQTGMGYVSNAALTAATAEAGGLGILSAGLLGLPELEQAVAAVRSATDRPFGVNVRADQPDIGHRIDLLIRSGVRVVSFALAPRPELVARCKDGGLVVVPSVGARRHAEKVADWGADAVLVQGGEGGGHTGPVPTSLLLPQVRDAVDIPVIAAGGYFDGRGLVSALAYGADGIAMGTRFLLTSDSPVARQVKEVYLAGTVTDTVLTRQIDGIPQRVLRAGTIGRLESSSGPRRTLRALCNAVAFRALSGARWSDLAREGRAMRREHGLTWSQVVMAANAPMLYRTALLEGRADIGVMATGQVVGLIDDLPSCEELITRIVTSADEVLRRLGRAPDHRSASS; from the coding sequence ATGAGCCGGCCCACGCTCCACCCGGCGCTGCGCACCCGGGCCTGTGAGCTGTTCGGTGTCGAGTACCCCATCGTCCAGACCGGCATGGGATACGTCTCGAACGCGGCACTGACGGCGGCGACCGCGGAAGCGGGCGGCCTGGGCATCCTCTCCGCCGGTCTCCTCGGCCTCCCCGAGCTCGAACAGGCCGTCGCCGCCGTCCGGTCGGCCACCGACCGGCCGTTCGGCGTCAATGTGCGCGCCGACCAGCCCGACATCGGCCACCGCATCGACCTGCTGATCCGCAGCGGCGTGCGGGTGGTCTCCTTCGCCCTCGCTCCCCGGCCCGAACTCGTCGCCCGCTGCAAGGACGGCGGCCTGGTCGTCGTCCCCTCCGTCGGCGCACGGCGCCACGCGGAGAAGGTGGCCGACTGGGGGGCCGACGCGGTCCTCGTCCAGGGCGGAGAGGGCGGCGGGCACACGGGTCCGGTGCCGACCAGCCTCCTGCTGCCGCAGGTCCGTGACGCCGTGGACATCCCCGTCATCGCCGCGGGCGGGTACTTCGACGGACGCGGTCTGGTCTCCGCCCTGGCGTACGGCGCCGACGGGATCGCCATGGGCACCCGCTTCCTGCTGACCAGCGACTCACCGGTCGCCCGCCAGGTCAAAGAGGTCTACCTGGCCGGGACCGTCACCGACACCGTGCTGACCCGGCAGATCGACGGCATACCCCAACGCGTCCTGCGAGCCGGCACGATCGGCCGGCTCGAAAGCAGCTCGGGCCCCCGCCGGACACTGCGCGCCCTGTGCAACGCCGTCGCCTTCCGTGCGCTGTCGGGTGCGCGGTGGTCCGACCTGGCGCGGGAGGGACGGGCCATGAGGCGGGAACACGGCCTGACCTGGAGTCAGGTCGTGATGGCGGCCAACGCGCCGATGCTCTACCGCACGGCCCTGCTCGAAGGGCGCGCCGACATCGGGGTCATGGCCACCGGTCAGGTGGTCGGCCTCATCGACGACCTGCCCAGCTGCGAAGAGCTCATCACCAGGATCGTGACATCGGCGGACGAGGTCCTGAGGCGTCTTGGCCGCGCACCGGACCATCGCTCCGCCTCGAGCTGA
- a CDS encoding CoA-transferase subunit beta, with amino-acid sequence MSDATRAEVCAVACAEAFRDNGEILASAFGTIPAIGVRLARHTFSPDLLLTDGEAHLVQGTWPVGAPADGTIEGWSPFRTVFDLVWSGRRHAMMIPTQIDAHGNVNISAIGPYARPKAQLVGVRGAPGNTVCHPVSYWVPRHTPRVLVPEVDMVAGVGTDSAAAAGPAARRHHDLRRVVTELAVLDFEPRSGALRLVSVHPGVGVDEVRERTGFPLLTDGDDVAETRLPTHGELRLVREVIDPERLRDAEVPA; translated from the coding sequence ATGAGCGACGCGACCAGGGCCGAGGTCTGCGCGGTCGCCTGCGCGGAGGCCTTCCGCGACAACGGCGAGATCCTTGCCAGCGCCTTCGGCACGATCCCGGCCATCGGCGTCAGACTCGCCCGGCACACCTTCTCGCCCGACCTGCTGCTCACCGACGGCGAGGCCCATCTGGTGCAGGGCACCTGGCCGGTCGGCGCACCCGCCGACGGCACGATCGAGGGCTGGTCGCCGTTCCGGACCGTCTTCGACCTCGTCTGGAGCGGCAGGCGGCACGCCATGATGATCCCCACCCAGATCGACGCCCACGGCAACGTCAACATCTCGGCCATCGGGCCGTACGCCAGGCCGAAGGCGCAGCTCGTCGGGGTCCGGGGTGCCCCCGGCAACACCGTCTGCCACCCGGTCAGTTACTGGGTCCCCCGGCACACCCCCCGGGTCCTGGTGCCCGAGGTCGACATGGTGGCGGGAGTGGGCACCGACTCGGCGGCCGCGGCGGGACCCGCCGCCCGCCGCCACCACGATCTGCGCAGAGTGGTCACCGAACTCGCCGTACTGGACTTCGAGCCACGGTCGGGCGCCCTGCGCCTGGTGTCCGTGCACCCCGGGGTCGGCGTCGACGAGGTCCGCGAGCGCACCGGATTCCCCCTGCTCACCGACGGCGACGACGTGGCGGAGACCCGGCTGCCCACGCACGGCGAACTGCGGCTCGTCCGGGAGGTCATCGACCCGGAGCGGCTGCGTGACGCCGAGGTCCCGGCATGA
- a CDS encoding CoA transferase subunit A — translation MRDKRMTGQQVVGRLRSGMTIGIGGWGSRRKPMSLVREILRSDLTDLTVVSYGGPDVGLLCAAGRIRKLVFGFVSLDTVALDPHFRAARQTGRIEVAEYDEGMLQWGLYAASLRLPFLPTRAGLGSDVMTVNPGLRTVADPYGSGEELVAMPAVPLDAALVHLNRADAAGNAQSLGPDPYFDDLFCNAAEHAYVSCERIVPTAELTRSAHPSTVVVRRLAVEGVVEAPGGAHFTSCVPDYERDEAFQREYVTAAGDPEAWAGFHRRYLAGAEPHHRRPATTATVIAAAPAPTTGGKPV, via the coding sequence ATGCGCGACAAAAGGATGACCGGTCAGCAGGTGGTGGGCCGGCTGCGGTCCGGCATGACCATCGGCATCGGCGGATGGGGATCACGTCGCAAACCCATGTCCCTGGTGCGCGAGATCCTGCGGTCCGACCTGACGGATCTGACGGTCGTCTCGTACGGAGGCCCCGACGTCGGCCTGCTCTGCGCCGCCGGCCGGATCCGCAAGCTTGTCTTCGGCTTCGTCTCGCTGGACACCGTCGCGCTCGACCCGCACTTCCGGGCAGCCCGTCAGACGGGCCGGATCGAGGTCGCCGAGTACGACGAGGGCATGCTCCAGTGGGGCCTGTACGCGGCGTCCCTGCGGCTGCCGTTCCTGCCGACCCGGGCGGGCCTCGGCTCGGACGTCATGACGGTGAACCCGGGCCTGCGGACCGTGGCCGACCCGTACGGCAGCGGCGAGGAACTGGTCGCCATGCCGGCCGTCCCGCTCGACGCCGCCCTGGTGCACCTGAACCGCGCCGACGCCGCGGGCAATGCCCAGTCCCTGGGGCCCGACCCGTACTTCGACGACTTGTTCTGCAACGCCGCCGAGCACGCCTATGTCTCCTGCGAACGGATCGTGCCGACCGCCGAACTCACCCGGAGCGCCCACCCCTCGACCGTCGTCGTCCGGCGCCTCGCCGTGGAGGGGGTCGTCGAGGCCCCGGGCGGCGCACACTTCACCTCCTGCGTCCCCGACTACGAGCGGGACGAGGCGTTCCAGCGGGAGTACGTCACCGCGGCCGGCGACCCGGAGGCATGGGCCGGCTTCCACCGGCGCTACCTCGCCGGCGCGGAGCCGCACCACCGGCGCCCGGCCACGACCGCGACCGTGATTGCGGCCGCGCCCGCGCCGACCACCGGGGGGAAGCCGGTATGA
- a CDS encoding SDR family oxidoreductase encodes MDFTGRAVIVTGGTRGIGRAIAEAFLSAGADVVVCGRGEPPALPRAGGRGALFLRADVRDPAAAAALVDLTVGRLGRLDILVNNAGGSPDCDAATASPRFVEKVVALNLLAPFHMSQAANRVMQHQDGGGCVVNIGSVSAHTPQPGTAAYSAAKAGLLVLTRALALEWGPRVRVNHITAGPVRTEDAATDADGALARVVPLRRTALPEDVAGACLYLAGPSAAYVNGADLAVHGGGEPPARYLAAKRQPPYRAP; translated from the coding sequence ATGGACTTCACGGGCAGAGCGGTGATCGTCACCGGGGGCACCAGGGGCATCGGCCGGGCGATCGCGGAGGCGTTCCTGTCCGCCGGCGCGGACGTCGTGGTCTGCGGACGCGGCGAGCCGCCGGCCCTGCCCCGCGCGGGCGGGCGCGGCGCGCTGTTCCTCCGTGCCGATGTGCGCGACCCGGCGGCGGCCGCGGCGCTCGTCGACCTCACCGTGGGCCGCCTCGGGAGGCTGGACATCCTCGTCAACAACGCCGGGGGCTCCCCCGACTGCGACGCGGCGACGGCCTCGCCCCGGTTCGTGGAGAAGGTCGTGGCGCTCAATCTGCTGGCCCCGTTCCACATGTCCCAGGCCGCGAACCGGGTGATGCAGCATCAGGACGGCGGCGGCTGCGTCGTCAACATCGGCAGCGTCTCCGCGCACACCCCGCAGCCGGGCACGGCCGCGTACTCGGCCGCCAAGGCCGGGCTGCTCGTACTGACCAGGGCGCTGGCACTGGAGTGGGGACCGCGCGTGCGCGTCAACCACATCACTGCCGGGCCGGTACGGACCGAGGACGCCGCCACGGACGCCGACGGCGCGCTCGCCCGGGTCGTCCCCTTGCGGCGGACGGCGCTCCCCGAGGATGTCGCCGGAGCCTGCCTGTACCTGGCCGGCCCGTCGGCCGCCTACGTCAACGGCGCGGACCTGGCCGTCCACGGCGGCGGGGAACCGCCCGCCCGCTATCTGGCGGCGAAGCGGCAACCGCCCTACCGCGCCCCGTAG
- a CDS encoding SDR family oxidoreductase: MTGLCEGRVVVVTGAGRGLGRAHALAFAAEGARVVVNDLGVGLDGTGVCARPAQQVAEEIRAIGGEAVAHDGDIATTEGAASLVSTALDAFGRLDTLVNNAGFLRDRMLVNLGEDDWDAVVRVHLKGHFLPLRHAAAQWRAEAKAGRVPRARVVNTTSGAGLLGSVGQGNYAAAKAGIVGLTLVAAAELARYGVQVNAIAPAARTRMTERTFADAMAAPAEGRFDAMAPSSVSPLVVWLGSAASSGVTGQVFEADGGRITVMEGWRPGPSAGRAARRTPEEAGAAARELLAAAEPPGPVYGAR, from the coding sequence ATGACCGGACTGTGCGAGGGGCGTGTCGTCGTCGTCACCGGAGCCGGACGCGGTCTGGGGCGCGCCCACGCACTCGCCTTCGCCGCCGAGGGGGCGCGGGTCGTCGTCAACGACCTCGGCGTCGGACTCGACGGCACGGGTGTGTGCGCGAGGCCGGCCCAGCAGGTCGCCGAGGAGATCCGGGCGATCGGCGGAGAGGCGGTGGCCCACGACGGGGACATCGCGACCACCGAGGGTGCGGCCTCTCTCGTCTCCACCGCCCTCGACGCCTTCGGCCGCCTCGACACCCTCGTCAACAACGCCGGCTTCCTGCGGGACCGGATGCTGGTCAACCTGGGCGAGGACGACTGGGACGCCGTCGTGCGGGTCCATCTCAAGGGCCACTTCCTGCCGCTCAGGCACGCCGCCGCACAGTGGCGCGCGGAGGCGAAGGCGGGCCGCGTACCGCGGGCCCGGGTGGTCAACACCACGTCGGGCGCGGGCCTGCTGGGCAGCGTCGGGCAGGGCAACTACGCGGCCGCCAAGGCCGGCATCGTCGGGCTGACCCTCGTCGCGGCCGCGGAACTGGCCCGCTACGGAGTCCAGGTCAACGCGATCGCCCCCGCCGCCCGTACGCGCATGACCGAGAGGACGTTCGCCGACGCGATGGCGGCGCCGGCCGAGGGGCGGTTCGACGCGATGGCCCCTTCGAGCGTGTCCCCGCTGGTGGTGTGGCTCGGATCCGCCGCCTCTTCGGGGGTGACCGGCCAGGTCTTCGAGGCCGACGGCGGCCGGATCACGGTCATGGAGGGCTGGAGGCCGGGCCCGAGTGCCGGCAGGGCCGCGCGCCGTACGCCCGAGGAGGCGGGTGCGGCGGCCCGCGAGCTGCTGGCGGCGGCCGAGCCTCCCGGGCCCGTCTACGGGGCGCGGTAG
- a CDS encoding enoyl-CoA hydratase family protein codes for MGVSTSTAEPGIAVVTVDHPPVNALPVQGWYDLAGALRAAGADPEVRCVVLTAAGRGFNAGVDIKEMQRTPGHDALVGANRGCYEAFAAVYDCEVPVVAAVQGFCLGGGVGLAGNADAIVASDDATFGLPELDRGALGAATHLSRLVPPHLMRTLYYTSRTVTAAELHRHGSVWQVVPRGRLRAAVMELAREIAAKDGRLLRLAKAAINGIDPVDVRRSYRFEQGFTFEANLSGLSDRHRDAFVSPRNLPSKDAGR; via the coding sequence ATGGGTGTCTCCACCTCCACCGCCGAACCGGGCATCGCCGTCGTCACCGTGGACCACCCCCCGGTCAACGCCCTTCCGGTACAGGGCTGGTACGACCTGGCCGGCGCGCTGCGCGCCGCGGGCGCCGACCCGGAAGTGCGCTGCGTGGTGCTCACCGCCGCCGGCCGGGGCTTCAACGCCGGCGTCGACATCAAGGAGATGCAGCGCACACCCGGCCACGACGCGCTCGTCGGCGCCAACCGGGGCTGCTACGAGGCGTTCGCCGCCGTCTACGACTGTGAGGTGCCGGTCGTCGCCGCCGTGCAGGGCTTCTGCCTCGGCGGCGGTGTCGGTCTTGCCGGGAACGCCGACGCGATCGTCGCGAGCGACGACGCGACGTTCGGTCTCCCCGAGCTGGACCGCGGGGCGCTCGGCGCCGCGACCCATCTCTCCCGGCTGGTGCCGCCGCATCTGATGCGCACCCTGTACTACACCTCACGGACCGTCACGGCGGCTGAACTGCACCGGCACGGCTCCGTGTGGCAGGTGGTGCCGCGCGGACGACTGCGGGCGGCGGTCATGGAACTGGCGCGGGAGATCGCGGCGAAGGACGGCCGCCTGCTGCGGCTGGCGAAGGCGGCGATCAACGGCATCGATCCCGTCGACGTCCGCCGGAGCTACCGGTTCGAGCAGGGCTTCACCTTCGAGGCGAACCTCAGCGGTCTCTCGGACCGGCACCGGGACGCCTTCGTGTCCCCGAGGAACCTCCCGTCCAAGGACGCGGGACGCTGA
- a CDS encoding acetyl-CoA C-acetyltransferase — protein sequence MPEAYIVEAVRTPVGKRGGGLSAVHPADLGAHVLKSLMERSGADPAAVEDVVLGCVDTVGPQAGDIARTCWLAAGLPEEVPGVTVDRQCGSSQQAVHFAAQGVLSGTQDLVVAGGTQSMSQIPIAFASRRAAEPLGLTEGPYAGSRGWRARYGDRPIDQFHGAELIAEKWGIGREAMEEFALRSHQRAVRALDEGRFERETVPFGDVRADEGPRRDTSLRKMAGLPPLSEGGRLTAAVSSQVSDGASAMLIASERAVREHGLTPRARIHHLSVRGEDPVRMLSAPIPATAYALKKTGLTMDDIDLVEINEAFASVVLAWLKETGADPSKVNVNGGAIALGHPLGATGTRLMTTLLHELERTGGRYGLQTMCEGGGQANVTVIERL from the coding sequence ATGCCCGAGGCGTACATCGTCGAAGCGGTCCGCACCCCCGTGGGCAAGCGGGGCGGCGGCCTGTCCGCCGTCCATCCGGCCGACCTCGGCGCACATGTGCTCAAGTCCCTGATGGAGCGTTCCGGCGCCGACCCGGCCGCCGTGGAGGACGTCGTCCTCGGCTGTGTGGACACGGTGGGCCCGCAGGCCGGGGACATCGCGCGCACCTGCTGGCTCGCCGCCGGACTGCCGGAGGAGGTGCCGGGCGTGACCGTCGACCGCCAGTGCGGTTCCTCCCAGCAGGCCGTGCACTTCGCCGCACAGGGCGTGCTCTCCGGCACCCAGGACCTCGTCGTCGCGGGCGGCACGCAGAGCATGTCGCAGATCCCCATCGCCTTCGCGAGCCGCCGGGCGGCCGAGCCCCTCGGTCTCACCGAGGGCCCCTACGCCGGCTCCCGGGGCTGGCGGGCGCGCTACGGCGACCGGCCGATCGACCAGTTCCACGGCGCGGAGCTCATCGCGGAGAAGTGGGGCATCGGGCGGGAGGCCATGGAGGAGTTCGCGCTGCGCTCGCACCAGCGCGCGGTACGGGCCCTCGACGAAGGACGCTTCGAGCGCGAGACCGTGCCCTTCGGGGACGTACGCGCCGACGAAGGCCCGCGCCGGGACACGAGCCTGCGGAAGATGGCAGGTCTGCCGCCCCTGTCCGAGGGCGGACGGCTGACCGCCGCGGTCTCCTCCCAGGTCTCCGACGGTGCCTCGGCGATGCTGATCGCCTCCGAACGGGCGGTCCGCGAGCACGGCCTGACGCCCCGCGCCCGCATCCACCATCTCTCCGTCCGCGGCGAGGACCCCGTCCGGATGCTGTCCGCGCCGATCCCGGCCACCGCGTACGCGCTGAAGAAGACCGGACTGACGATGGACGACATCGACCTGGTGGAGATCAACGAGGCCTTCGCCTCCGTCGTCCTGGCGTGGCTGAAGGAGACCGGGGCGGACCCTTCGAAGGTCAACGTCAACGGCGGCGCCATCGCCCTCGGCCACCCCCTCGGCGCCACCGGCACCCGGCTGATGACCACGCTCCTGCACGAACTCGAGCGCACCGGCGGCCGCTACGGTCTCCAGACCATGTGCGAGGGCGGTGGCCAGGCCAACGTCACCGTGATCGAACGGCTCTGA
- a CDS encoding TetR/AcrR family transcriptional regulator, whose amino-acid sequence MLGVAADVFAEQGYNATTVRKIADAAGMLAGSLYYHFDSKESMLDEILSTFLGELWAGYDAVLAAGLGPRETIEALVVESFREIDRHRAAVAIYQKESRYLSAQPRFAYLTESQQKFEKAWLGTLERGVAAGAFRADLDVRLTYRFVRDTVWVAASWYRPGGLHSPDEIARQYLSMVLDGIALGSAHP is encoded by the coding sequence CTGCTCGGCGTCGCCGCCGACGTCTTCGCCGAGCAGGGCTACAACGCCACGACCGTCCGCAAGATCGCGGACGCGGCCGGAATGCTGGCGGGAAGCCTCTACTACCACTTCGACTCCAAGGAGTCGATGCTCGACGAGATCCTCTCCACCTTCCTCGGCGAACTGTGGGCCGGCTACGACGCCGTGCTGGCCGCCGGTCTCGGGCCCAGGGAGACCATCGAGGCGCTCGTCGTGGAGTCGTTCCGGGAGATCGACCGGCACCGCGCGGCCGTGGCGATCTACCAGAAGGAGTCCAGGTACCTGTCGGCCCAGCCCCGCTTCGCCTATCTCACCGAGTCCCAGCAGAAGTTCGAGAAGGCCTGGCTGGGCACCCTGGAGCGGGGCGTCGCCGCCGGCGCCTTCCGCGCCGACCTGGACGTCCGGCTCACCTACCGCTTCGTGCGCGACACCGTGTGGGTCGCCGCGTCCTGGTACCGGCCGGGCGGACTGCACAGCCCCGACGAGATCGCCCGTCAGTACCTGTCCATGGTCCTCGACGGCATCGCCCTCGGGAGCGCACACCCGTAG
- a CDS encoding acyl-CoA dehydrogenase family protein produces the protein MDAVEEFRAEVRDWLAANLTGDFAGLRGRGGPGREHEAFAERLAWERHMAAAGWTCVGWPEEYGGRSATLEQQVAFHEEYAESGAPARVNHIGEQLVGPTLMAFGTPEQRARFLPPIAAVDELWCQGYSEPDAGSDLAAVHTRAERDGDTWVVTGQKIWTSLAHASHWCFVLARTERGSRRHDGLSYLLVPMDQPAVEVRPITQLTGTSDFNEVFFDRARTAASNIVGAPGGGWAVAMATLGFERGVSTLGQQVGFRRELEALIELARRNGAARDPLIRDRLARAWIGLEAIRCNALRMLDAVAVGAPGPEASIGKIFWATWHRGLGELAMDVCGAGGMLAAGEPYELDAWQRLFLFSRADTLYAGSNEIQREIISERVLGLPRERRG, from the coding sequence ATGGACGCCGTGGAGGAGTTCAGGGCCGAGGTGAGGGACTGGCTGGCCGCCAATCTCACCGGGGACTTCGCCGGCCTGCGCGGACGCGGCGGCCCGGGCCGGGAACACGAGGCGTTCGCCGAACGCCTCGCCTGGGAGCGGCACATGGCCGCCGCCGGATGGACCTGCGTCGGCTGGCCCGAGGAGTACGGAGGCCGCAGCGCCACCCTCGAACAGCAGGTGGCCTTCCACGAGGAGTACGCCGAGTCCGGCGCACCCGCCCGCGTCAACCACATCGGCGAGCAACTCGTCGGCCCCACCCTGATGGCCTTCGGCACACCGGAGCAGCGCGCCCGTTTCCTCCCGCCGATCGCCGCCGTCGACGAACTCTGGTGCCAGGGCTACAGCGAGCCGGACGCCGGCTCCGACCTGGCCGCGGTGCACACCAGGGCCGAGCGGGACGGCGACACGTGGGTGGTCACCGGCCAGAAGATCTGGACCTCCCTCGCCCATGCGTCCCACTGGTGCTTCGTCCTCGCCCGCACCGAGCGGGGCTCCCGGCGCCACGACGGTCTGTCGTACCTGCTGGTGCCCATGGACCAGCCCGCGGTCGAGGTCCGGCCGATCACCCAGCTGACCGGCACCTCGGACTTCAACGAGGTGTTCTTCGACCGGGCCCGCACCGCCGCGTCGAACATCGTCGGTGCCCCGGGCGGGGGCTGGGCGGTGGCCATGGCCACCCTCGGCTTCGAACGCGGGGTCTCCACCCTCGGGCAGCAGGTCGGATTCCGGCGGGAGCTGGAGGCCCTGATCGAGCTGGCACGCCGCAACGGCGCGGCCCGCGACCCGCTGATCCGCGACCGGCTCGCCCGCGCCTGGATCGGCCTGGAGGCCATCCGCTGCAACGCCCTGCGCATGCTCGACGCGGTCGCGGTGGGGGCGCCCGGCCCGGAGGCGTCGATCGGCAAGATCTTCTGGGCCACCTGGCACCGCGGGCTCGGCGAACTCGCCATGGACGTGTGCGGCGCCGGGGGGATGCTGGCCGCCGGGGAGCCGTACGAGCTCGACGCGTGGCAACGGCTGTTTCTCTTCTCCCGCGCCGACACCCTCTACGCCGGATCGAACGAGATCCAGCGCGAGATCATCTCCGAGCGGGTGCTCGGACTGCCCAGGGAGAGGCGTGGATGA
- a CDS encoding enoyl-CoA hydratase, whose protein sequence is MSAAPTEPVRYEVRGPVALVTMDRPEYRNAQNSAMTYALDRAFRRASDDDAVRVVVLAGAGSHFSAGHDIGTPERDAHLPFERTAGLWWDHSDKHGAESRFARESEVYLGMCRRWRELPKPVIACVQGACVAGGLMLAWICDLIVASEDAFFADPVVRMGIPGVEYFAHPWVMPPRIAKEFLYTGDRMSARRAYEVGMVNRVVERVELMERAMEMALRIAGMPRMGLALTKRAVNQAEDLQGLHTGLDSAFGLHHLAHAHNAETAQDPLGGMGVRAMKEAGS, encoded by the coding sequence ATGTCCGCTGCCCCGACGGAACCGGTCCGCTACGAGGTACGGGGCCCGGTCGCCCTGGTCACCATGGACCGGCCCGAGTACCGCAACGCCCAGAACTCCGCGATGACGTACGCCCTCGACCGGGCCTTCCGCCGCGCCTCCGACGACGACGCGGTCAGGGTCGTCGTCCTGGCCGGAGCGGGCAGCCACTTCTCCGCCGGCCACGACATCGGCACCCCGGAGCGCGACGCCCATCTGCCGTTCGAGCGCACGGCCGGACTGTGGTGGGACCACTCGGACAAGCACGGCGCCGAGAGCCGCTTCGCCCGCGAGTCCGAGGTGTACCTCGGGATGTGCCGGAGGTGGCGTGAGCTGCCCAAACCGGTGATCGCCTGCGTGCAGGGCGCGTGCGTGGCGGGCGGGCTGATGCTCGCGTGGATCTGCGACCTGATCGTCGCCTCCGAGGACGCGTTCTTCGCCGACCCGGTGGTCCGGATGGGCATTCCCGGGGTCGAATACTTCGCCCACCCCTGGGTGATGCCCCCGCGGATCGCCAAGGAGTTCCTCTACACCGGCGACCGGATGAGCGCGCGGCGCGCGTACGAGGTCGGCATGGTCAACCGCGTCGTGGAACGCGTCGAACTCATGGAGCGGGCCATGGAGATGGCGCTGCGGATCGCCGGGATGCCGCGCATGGGGCTCGCGCTGACCAAACGCGCGGTCAACCAGGCGGAGGACCTGCAGGGCCTGCACACCGGGCTGGACTCCGCCTTCGGCCTGCACCACCTCGCGCACGCGCACAACGCGGAGACCGCTCAGGACCCGCTCGGCGGCATGGGCGTCCGGGCGATGAAGGAGGCCGGATCCTGA